A genomic segment from Leopardus geoffroyi isolate Oge1 chromosome A2, O.geoffroyi_Oge1_pat1.0, whole genome shotgun sequence encodes:
- the SLC25A41 gene encoding mitochondrial carrier protein SCaMC-3L, producing MGAQPEGAQKPCLRVQTLFKRVKALLTKAPPPSPPPPPSRNPGCTHVYGYVFGHVHENDLEHLPSRQVLDTGEQLMVPVDVLEVDSEGALWKCLLSGAMAGAVSRTGTAPLDRAKVYMQVYSSKTNFMNLLGGLRSMVQEGGFRSLWRGNGINVLKIAPEYAIKFSVFEQCKNYFCRVHGSPPIQERLLAGSLAVATSQTLINPMEVLKTRLTLRRTGQYKGLLDCARQILEREGTRALYRGYLPNMLGIIPYACTDLAVYETLRCFWLKSGRDMENPSGLVSLSSVTLSTTCGQMASYPLTLVRTRMQAQDTVKGSNPTMCGIFRRILAQQGWPGLYRGMTPTLLKVLPAGGISYVVYEAMKKTLGV from the exons ATGGGAGCCCAACCCGAGGGGGCTCAGAAGCCTTGCTTGAGGGTCCAGACCCTGTTTAAGAGGGTCAAGGCCTTACTCACCAaagccccacctcccagcccacccccgcccccctcccggaACCCGGGCTGTACACACGTGTATGGGTATGTGTTTGGGCATGTCCATGAAAATGACCTGGAGCATCTCCCATCTCGGCAG GTGCTGGACACAGGAGAGCAGCTGATGGTCCCCGTGGACGTCCTCGAAGTGGATAGCGAGGGGGCCCTCTGGAAGTGTCTGCTCTCAGGAGCCATGGCAGGCGCGGTATCCCGCACTGGCACGGCCCCTCTGGACCGAGCCAAGGTGTATATGCAG GTCTACTCCTCCAAGACTAACTTCATGAACCTGCTGGGGGGGCTCCGAAGCATGGTCCAGGAGGGGGGCTTCCGCTCCTTGTGGCGGGGCAATGGCATCAACGTCCTCAAGATTGCCCCCGAGTATGCCATCAAGTTCTCGGTCTTTGAACAG tgTAAGAATTACTTCTGCCGAGTGCACGGGTCCCCACCCATTCAGGAACGGCTCCTTGCCGGCTCCCTAGCTGTGGCCACCTCCCAGACGCTCATCAACCCCATGGAG GTGCTGAAGACGCGGCTGACCCTGCGCCGGACCGGCCAGTACAAGGGGCTGCTGGACTGTGCAAGGCAGATCCTGGAGCGGGAGGGCACCCGTGCCCTATACCGCGGCTACCTGCCCAACATGCTTGGGATCATCCCCTATGCCTGCACCGACCTGGCCGTCTACGAG ACGCTCAGGTGTTTCTGGCTGAAGTCAGGCAGGGACATGGAGAATCCTAGTGGCCTGGTCAGTTTGTCATCTGTGACGCTGTCCACGACCTGTGGCCAGATGGCCAGTTACCCGCTTACTCTAGTGCGCACCAGGATGCAGGCCCAAG ACACCGTGAAGGGATCAAACCCCACCATGTGTGGAATCTTCCGGCGGATCCTGGCCCAGCAGGGTTGGCCTGGGCTGTACCGAGGCATGACTCCCACCTTACTGAAGGTGTTGCCAGCAGGTGGCATCAGCTATGTGGTGTATGAGGCCATGAAGAAAACCCTGGGCGTATAG